TCCATCTAGACAGCCCTGACCTGTTACAAAATCGGAAACCTAAACATTTCTATTTATATGTCCTGGAACGCGTCATGAAACATTTCTGTAGCGCTTCCGTGCGTGTCCACGCTGGTGGAAAAAGTGCGCTAGTACATTGAATAAGTAAACATTGGAGAACTTTCGCGTATTAGAAAGTACTTGCGTACCGTGCACGTGTTGGTTAGGGAAATTCCTACTCGAAGATCGATTGGAATGCTTCATTTTGCCTTATCGGCCAACTAAATATGGCTTAAGAGAAGAATGCAACGGGAACGCAGGGATCCTCAAATTACTCAAATTCCATCATATTTCAACATTTGTTTTCagttcaaatttaaataatttttcttagGTGCAATAAcctacagaaaaaaatcaatttgttctTTAACAACTCCATAAAAAATACCTCAAATTAAATACCACGACACTTGTTGTAATCCCCTGACAAGTAGTAAGAGAGTACAGCCAATCGAGAGGAACTCTGCAAGATGGAGTGTAACTTCTCGCCGCCAACAAGACCGCGAGAGAGGTCTCTCCGGTACGCGTAAACGACGAACGGGCGTTTTGTTATTGACGGGTTGCGAACGCAAACAAACCACGTTGTCGCCGAGccaaactgctgctgctgctgctgctcgaacAACATACACAATCCGATCCGTCCAGCAGTCGGAGAGTGCTGGCGTACCCGTATTCATCGAAACCCGGCGAAACGAAAGTAATCGTTGAATCGTTGAAGTTACTTACAAAACAGTGCGCCATATTGCCATATTGTTATCGGTACTTAAATTCCCGCAAATCAAGTATGTTCGTATGTGTCCAGATGGTGTGTAATATTGTGCCCGGCGCACGTGATTAGATCGgcgcgacaaaaaaaaaagggcagaACTTGGTTGGTGTTCCATATTTAGACAGTTTTGATAACGACCGCGAAAGGTGATAACGATCACGCGAATTGTCCGGTCGGACGGACGGGGAAGATACGTGCTAAACATATGTGCCTAATTAGAGTGTGTGAATGAATTAGATTAATTTGTTCCTAACCAGTGGGTGGGTAAGGGgggttttgctgtgtgttttcgGTATGAAGTTGGAGCTGCGCCAAtgttgctcaaaaaatggagTATCACCGTTTGCGGACATTGATGTTTCAACAGCGTGCGAAGATGAATAAAAAGTATCGTCACACTTGAAGCATCTTTCAAGCGTTGGAGTTTCTAAAAAGcccaaatgttttaaatagtaAGAACTAAAACAGTGGAGTACAACGGAAGAGTGAAATCAAAATTGGAACATCATTGTCCTTCGTTACCCGTTAGGCAACAGTGAACCCTGAGGTTTGCCTATTTGGGGTTTTTACTTTGGTTAGAAGCAAAAAGACTACGAGCACACCCGAGATATATCCCCACTGATAACGGTCGacgaacacaacaaaacggtCACCGACTCTTCCGACGTTCCGAACGCTTCGTTTTGCTCAGTACGGTGGGCTTTGTGCTGCGGGACCTCAGACAAGAGTGGCGTGAGGATATCACAAAAGTCCCACGGTCCCACGGATAGCCGACTCTTTCCAAGTGTTCAGCCTTCATCGCTCCCTGCTACGTCGAGGATTAACAACGAGCGAGTGACACGAGTATTCCGTTCGTCCTCATTCAATCCTCGCACCACACGAAAGTAGTCCGTCCCAGGTGAGTTTTGTCGtccggggtttttttattcatcttcTTTCCAGTGTCCACCATTAGTGCACGTGTTGGGTTTGTTGTGAATGACAGGAATCAATTCTCGCCGGACGGACAGTTATTATCGCGTTTTTCCTGTGTCCTCACACACTCAAAAGCCATTTCTGTGTGGAGCGGGTTGGAACAAatagaaatggaaattatttaaaacccCTAATAACATGCTAGTATGATGAAATATGGCGAGAAGTAAGGCAACCTAGAATGTACTCGTTGGATTGAGTCATCCTTTCAGTATTGAGTGAGGTAATCACAACTTCCCTTTGACATCCTATATCTCTACAGTACACTTTTAGAGTTTGGAGTTAGCCTactttgttttaaacattaagCCACTTTGCTTATCGCACTTTAATTTGTTACGTATGAAGCGTTCTAACTGCGTCCCCAGTTCCACTATGCTTGTGGATGCAAGTTGATCGCTTTTTGCGATAAGAACCACCCTGCCAGCCACACTTGTGCAACAAATGTAGTTTCTGTTAGAAACCGATCGACAAACAAACCGCTCATCTAGTAGTCGCGTCTATGCTAGGGCAACGCTTTGTAGAACGAGAATCGTTTAAACGTAAACTTTTGTTAGTTGAGCGACGTTCTTCCCAACCCAACCCACACAAGATGTCCATTTTTGGAGGGACGCACGTGGATGGAATGCAAAGTGCCTCCGGTCCGTGACGGGTAATTCACAGTTGGACGGTGGACGGTATTTCCGAAACGTCCCAAACCCGTGCCTACCCACGGGATGTTTTTCACCCTTCGAACATTCATTAGCAGATCGCGAATAGAACGCAAAATCCTGAAACAAAACCGTCATACAATCGAAAAGAATTAACGAAACCACGAACACACGCGCTCTCGGCCGTACGCAAAACCTTCAAGGACAAACCTCGCCAGGTCATGATGTATGTGTATATATTGATAACTCCGATGGTTGCGCACGTTCATTCGTAATATTGTAAGTCCGTGGTACAACGCTTTTGGTGGTTTTTCTAATCGCTACAGTAATTTGCAATTGCTGGACACTTTTTATTAACATTGCCCAGTGTATTTACTCATTGCGCTTCTCGTACTTTTGATTACTTTCTTTGTGCGGCGAGTTGGAAGTTGCCCAAGCAAAGATTGTGGTTTTCGCTTATCGTCACCTTTCATCAAATGATTCCTCTACCAGTCGACCAGTCCagcttttgttattttgcttttgctttgacTCTTACCTTGGCACACAATTTTTTGTGCTTCGGCGTAATGGTAATGAAAATGAGtcgcacattttttttcggacaTCGGACGAAGCTTAAGTTTATCAGCAAAAGAATCAGCGAAAACCGGAaggcgcgcgcgtgtgtgtgggacGTCTGAGTGAAATTAGCCCTTGAAGTGTGTCATGTAGAAGAatctatttattatttaatcttGACAAAACAGAGGAGATACTAACCGTTTTGTATTAGAAATAATGTATGAAGAATTTTGTAAAGTTCCTAGATCTTGAATTTCCCCACCTTGGAGTAGTTGTGACTATTAATTTGTGACTATTTGCGatcttttcactttcatcatTCTATTTCTAAATCCAATTGTCAAAACCTCAAATCTAACCCAACAAAACGCACCCCTACCACATGGCACGTACTGAGGCGTGTTAATCTGATAAAGAGCTGTAAGTATTTGGCAAACAGGCAAAACAATATCTTCACGCACCTTACCTACCccaaaccgaaaccgatgGGTGTGTTCGATTTTATTGAACATGTTAGTGCGTGTGGAGTTTGATTGGAGATTAGACCACGTACCCCCCAAATCGGCTTCGGTTGCGGCtaatttcctttttgcctGCTTTTATGACACGTTACCGTGCTGATTAGAGTGTGTCCAATTATTTGCATGGCATGTCTAGCAAGCTTGATGGTGGAACGGTCCGCGTTGTTTGTGGCATGCAAATCTAACCCCAAACCCGCGGCCACGGGTTCTGGTCACCTAGCTCATAAGCTTAATTACTCATTAGTCGGACGGCGTATCGTCGCACCACTTGGACGTATACAACCGCGACATACCCGGCATGTGGCGGACCAGAAACATTGAAACACACTCATGTGACGTCCTTCCGGTGTGGCACGCTAAATAGTTTAACTGCACACGGCCATTGCAAAACTGCGTGCCGCGTGCTTATTCCGTTCGCCCGGCTAAATTATCGCTCCTAATCCAAAATCTAGACCCTAATCCGGTATTATCTTGCCACGCCAATAAACATCCACCTCCTGTGCGCGGTTTGATGTCCAACTACAAGCGCACATAACACAGTGCCACAAGGCTCGCCGACAAAACTCATTGTATCCTTTTGTAGCACAAAACTCACCTAATGATAAATCatgtgtgtgtaggtgtgtttgtgtccctATCTAATCGGGAGATGCCGATCTAAGCTCGGGCGAATGAATAGAGTATATGGCTCATAAATCACGGGCAAATCGTACACGCAGAGACAGagaaaaggggaaagaaaatcGCCTCAAAATaaccccccccaaaaactagTAGGACAATTGATTAGGAAAGCATTTCACAAATTTAATGAACTGTGTTTGATCCTTTCAATTTGATTTGTTATATAGATCTCTTTAGTTATCACAGTCGCTTCGATGAAATGGTTGAGTTGGCTAGGAACGATTTAGCAACACATCCGGACAGCGTTCAAATCTCGTCTGAACCGCTACTCCTCCTTCTCAGAAATAGGACACAAATCTCCTTACCAtccattttctctttttcgagTGTCTTGATAGAAGGGCTTTAATCTATCTGTTAAGCTGTTAAAGTCGGTAACTTCAACAAATTCTCCGAAAAAGCTCACTCAACTTATGCTACTACCTTACAAAGGCTTTCCACAACTCCATTTCGATTGCGATTGGCCCTAGCTTCCCTTTTTAGCTTCCCTTTTTCCCAACCCAATCCACACACATCTTGATCGATTGAAATGAAGCAATGAATTACATTAATTGCCACGTTCGGTTCGTTGCACTAGAGCTCGTTACACACAAACTAGCTGACCACGTGTTCCTTCCAATCCATCATTTAGCCCGCCTCAAACTCGAGCTGtcagttgctgctgctttgctGCAAACATTTCTCATCCTTCGACTTTCTGCTATCGGGATTGGATTGCAATAAATTGCAGCGATTGGCTTCAGTCAACACATAAAACTGCCTTCACCCAACCAGGCCTGactggggaggaaaaaaacgttCCGGAACAATCGACCGGAAGGTTGTGGATGTGCTGCGTTCTATAGCCTAGTAAGGCAAAAGTGTCGTTAAATTATGCAAACGCTCCGGACTGGATTGACACTCGCTGGAAATGGGGTGcaaaggataaaaataaaagaacgtTCTTTTTCTCACCTCAGACATTTActttcattaatttaatgtaCCACTAGGACTGTATTGACCGCTCCTGTGCAACTGAAGTTAAAATAACCCTTTCGCTGCTAATATCCCGTAGGAATTTCCCGCCACTTGAATCACGTTTAATTTTACGATTATCGTTATTCTGGTTTTCATGCTAAGGTGGTTGAATTTTAACAGAAAACTTAAACCATTAATGCTTTTTCGACGTTCAAGCGCTAAAGTGCTAATCTCACGAAACTCGCTAAACATTATTTAGCAGTTTCATGGGTTCGACCCTGCGATGAAGCGTGAGCGTGCCATCTCGTGCCAGCGTCGCCAGCTGAGTGACCTTCGCTAAGGATGTGAATAAATTCCACCCGTCGCACAATCGTATTTAGACCGAATTAGACTAAAAATGCAACGATGAAATGCAACAACGGTGGTAAAACCAGGCTGACCATAAATTCTGCACCGTGTACGTGTTTAAAGGGAGAATCCACCGGGAAGGTTTATGCAAATTGACTTCCGGATTTCGTGGCAGCGGAATCGGGTGTTCTTTATAGCCGAAGGTTACACGTGCATAAGCGTGAGGAGCAATACACTAGAAGGTATtgcacaaccaaaaaacccagAGTGGAGTTCTTTTTCTTGGAGAATTTTTACCGAATTTCTCGTTTTCACAATCCAAACCAAAATACACACTACATCACCTGATATGTCTGATAACACTTCGCCAAAAGCTACAGTGAAGATCACTCAAAGATATTTCTAGTCCAGTCCGTTGAATTTCCTGTCCGATCACGATCGATCTGTCAAGCTGCAACGAAGCAACCGATATGTGCGTCATTTGCCGGTGCAGCAAGTCATTCAAGCAATGCAATCCTCTGAATGGTTATCAATTTCATCTTTGAGAAATATTTCTAACATCTTCTCTTtgttttctcgctctctctatctcttttgtTACTCTCGTTAGATTCTCGAAACCTGTACCCGACAGCCGGATAAGGCTCATTTGTAAAGCCACCGTCAGTGAGGCAACATCAGTCGGCataaaaacaccccaaaacacaacaatgatCATATTCCTCTACCTTATACTGGTGCTGGCCTGGGCGCTACTTATCATCATACTGAAATGCAAGAAAGCACGCGCCAAAAGGCTGGCCGAACAGGAAGAGATGGCCCAACCGGTGCATGTGGTACAGATCGGGTCAAACCTTTACGACATTATGTCACTCCATCGGGATAACTATAGCGGTGTGTACAGCTGTCTCGAGCATGGTACCATTGCCCAACACCGGCAGCGCGCTTCTGCCAGTGTTACCCATTCGAATGCGGCCTTTATCGGTGACGATGGTTCCATCTATCCCGGTAACGGGATGGGTAAGTAATGCATGTTAACCATCGGCAAGAAATGGCCACACATTACTCACCGTGCATCAAATCGATCTTTACAGTCGCTCTCGAACCGCCCCCATCGTACGAGGAAGTGATACGGCTCCCAGCGTACTATCCCAAGGTGGAAACGTTCGTGCCGGAAATGGTTGTTCCACCATCGTTACCCCGACCCCATACGGTAGCATCGCAACAACCGGCCCAGCTACATCAAACCCGCGGTGGTACGATGGATCTCACCACGGTAGCAACGATTGCACCTGCAACCGGTCCGGGAACGCCGGCAGGATTGCACGAACCCACGGAACCGACAGCCGATGCAAACGGAAATCGTATCAAGGGTATGGCAACGAGCAGTAGTACTTCCTTCCCAGGTACTACCGTAACGGTGCAGACTGCTAGCTCATAACCGGCGAAATCGAACCACAACCACAGgatggtggtttttggggaagcgAAATCATTAAGTGCCTAGCGGGTGACCCACTGgacccagacacacacacacacaacgtgCACTCCGAGCACAAATTAGAGCGGTGGTCTGATATAGAAATGGACAGGAAGATTAGTACATATCTCAAGTATCTTTCAGTGActgttttagttttagttcTAATTTCACGTTCAAGGCTTACGGCGGCGGTGCTACGACCATTCGTTTCTGAAGCGCATAGACCTATTTATTGGTAGACGACTTGTGTTTGTATCTAAGTTTTAGGCACCCGCGCAATAGGGTTTATGGAAATTGAAGCTGTGGTGAAATATATACGATACGAATACACCTAAATAATGTTACATTCATGTTTTGCAGAGGAATTGATTACTTTCGGCATGATGCTAACAATTTTCTATTCTAGTGAATCTAgttaaaaaactaaattgtgttttctttttttttttatttaaaatgtttttcatccTCATGAAAGGTGCAATTTACGACACATTACGCGCTTTTAGTTACTTTCCCTTCCCAAAACACGCAACACTGTCCACACATGGCACAATACGATTAGTAGAATGAAGTGTAAAATACAACAGAATGTTAACGATTTCTCTCGCAAACGAACACAAacttacacacgcacacatctgCTTTTACACTCAGGGTCACATTTTCCGTGCACCCACCGGACTTACCGACTATCATAAATAACATCCTTTTTTCCTATCGACTACACGCTTCAAATCTCTATGTACAGCaatttacataatttgttcgtgttttttccccactcCTGCCCGTACGTATGAAATCGATCGAACATTGGCCACGGAACAAACCGTGGCACATTGagttgcaaaacaaacaaacctcaGCGGAAACAACCGCCTCACAGACTGGTGGTGGCCTGTAGCTTAAAGTAGCGACTACGACTTTCTACGTCCTGGTGTGAGCTACGCCTCCGTTCGTCTACCGCGTAGCAGCTCGCCATCGAGGGCAGATGACGATGTTCCCCCTTGAAACGTACCAGGCCCCAAATAAACGCTACCAAGCTGGTGATAATAATGATTGTGCCCAATCCCTCGAGCAGTACACGGCCACCGTGCACTGAGGGTAAGCGTGCTGCTTCCGCTTCGGCCGCTAGTTGTAACTGCCGGAAATCGGGATCGTCCCGAATGTGATTCGATAGCACACCGACACTTTCATCGCTATCCTCATCATCGTCGCCGTCATTGTCTGCGTCACTGTTGTCGTTGTAGTCTAGCGTATCCGGAACGGCATGATCGACACGATCACTTTCTTCAGCATCTTGCACATCATCGTCCTCATCGTCACTATTACCCTTCAGCAGCTCGTCCCGATTCCGATCGTCATGCCGAAAGTCGGAGGAGATACGATCAAAGTCCGAAATATCTGACTCGTTTGTCTGGCGCGTGCTGATTTGAAGCTCCTTCTTTATCGACTTCCGTTTCGCCGTGTTGATCTGAGGACGTGGTAAAGCGGCCACCTTACAGGCACCTAGATACTCATCCTTTGAAATGTCTTCCTTCATGATGAGACAAAATTTGTAACTAAAAAGAGATGAAATAGATTAACATAACGATGACAAAATAGTTTCACAAGGTCTACCTACATGACATTGCTTTGCAAATCGTACGCTCCTAGCAGCTTGGCACTGTAGATGTACTCCATGGTCGTAATAGGTGCTTCCGGTTTCACAACGCAAGAGACCTATAACAAAACAGCGTTAAACTTCCATTCAAACTCAAAGAGCACCATCGGTTTAGCTTACCTCCGAGTTGAACAGAATCGTTTCAGGATCATCCGTGTGAAACACGTACACGAACCGACAGGAATAATCATCCGTGCCTAGCAGCCAGCTCAGGAAGACCTCACTTTCGTCcgtgaaatttatttccctcaATCTTATCTCACTACCAACATCCCGCACATACGACGCGTTGTTCTTCAGCTTCAGCATCACCTCGATGGTTTGGAAAGTATCATTATCGGTCTGCTGCTTGTTGTTACCCTCACCGCATGTAAGTGTTTCTGGTGCGAGCTGTAACAGATCGGCACCCTCCAGATACGGCGGTGTGGCACATATTGCTCCAAGAATGCCTTGTGAAGCAGGTCGTGCTCCAGCTAACCAATGTAAGAATGGCTTCATCGTACAGTCACACACGAGTGGATTGCTCTCCAGAGACAGACTGTGAAGTTGCGTTGCGTTAACTAGTGCGTTCTCTGCAATTAAGGAAATATCGTTCCCATCCAATCGTAGCTCCTTCAGGGCAGGTAACGGTGCAACAACATCGGCCGTCAGCGCACGCAGAAAGTTGTGCGTCAAATCAAGGATGATGAGTCGCGGGAGATGTTT
The DNA window shown above is from Anopheles funestus chromosome 3RL, idAnoFuneDA-416_04, whole genome shotgun sequence and carries:
- the LOC125771350 gene encoding uncharacterized protein LOC125771350 — translated: MIIFLYLILVLAWALLIIILKCKKARAKRLAEQEEMAQPVHVVQIGSNLYDIMSLHRDNYSGVYSCLEHGTIAQHRQRASASVTHSNAAFIGDDGSIYPGNGMVALEPPPSYEEVIRLPAYYPKVETFVPEMVVPPSLPRPHTVASQQPAQLHQTRGGTMDLTTVATIAPATGPGTPAGLHEPTEPTADANGNRIKGMATSSSTSFPGTTVTVQTASS
- the LOC125771282 gene encoding uncharacterized protein LOC125771282 isoform X1 is translated as MKPQSRFQLLYICLVVGQLIAIGYGAEIMTAGIAGGGTGSSNNRTSSSQSASAPSAYQSPLLRTVRPSSSFSSSTITTITTDSTTTTTTTISSSNRTKDDMAQDAQDAFGTAWTARKFVNKPIYDRKTAFGKRFEGALQPRIRDLGDWRCPNVSEGANLECSCDLPHTLRCSGDLHGLEVIADSLRRSPYEVSLLDCTLKNVTSISDANIFQNVSLQGLVISSGEIKRVHRLAFAGIRTPLQALGLPSNALEVVPVQSLGAVGQLDRLDLSFNKIKALQNSDFLTVPKLSYLELSSNQISLIAPKSLAPLKNLLHLKLNGNRLGDSPESLKALTSCLSLKELHLHSNRIRGPLLNTTLPRIRGLEILYLDKNSISSIHNGALEAYPYLQMLSLRSNQIDVLQDHAFSGLASLQMLDLGHNGIVTISDASLKHLPRLIILDLTHNFLRALTADVVAPLPALKELRLDGNDISLIAENALVNATQLHSLSLESNPLVCDCTMKPFLHWLAGARPASQGILGAICATPPYLEGADLLQLAPETLTCGEGNNKQQTDNDTFQTIEVMLKLKNNASYVRDVGSEIRLREINFTDESEVFLSWLLGTDDYSCRFVYVFHTDDPETILFNSEVSCVVKPEAPITTMEYIYSAKLLGAYDLQSNVIYKFCLIMKEDISKDEYLGACKVAALPRPQINTAKRKSIKKELQISTRQTNESDISDFDRISSDFRHDDRNRDELLKGNSDDEDDDVQDAEESDRVDHAVPDTLDYNDNSDADNDGDDDEDSDESVGVLSNHIRDDPDFRQLQLAAEAEAARLPSVHGGRVLLEGLGTIIIITSLVAFIWGLVRFKGEHRHLPSMASCYAVDERRRSSHQDVESRSRYFKLQATTSL
- the LOC125771282 gene encoding uncharacterized protein LOC125771282 isoform X2 gives rise to the protein MTAGIAGGGTGSSNNRTSSSQSASAPSAYQSPLLRTVRPSSSFSSSTITTITTDSTTTTTTTISSSNRTKDDMAQDAQDAFGTAWTARKFVNKPIYDRKTAFGKRFEGALQPRIRDLGDWRCPNVSEGANLECSCDLPHTLRCSGDLHGLEVIADSLRRSPYEVSLLDCTLKNVTSISDANIFQNVSLQGLVISSGEIKRVHRLAFAGIRTPLQALGLPSNALEVVPVQSLGAVGQLDRLDLSFNKIKALQNSDFLTVPKLSYLELSSNQISLIAPKSLAPLKNLLHLKLNGNRLGDSPESLKALTSCLSLKELHLHSNRIRGPLLNTTLPRIRGLEILYLDKNSISSIHNGALEAYPYLQMLSLRSNQIDVLQDHAFSGLASLQMLDLGHNGIVTISDASLKHLPRLIILDLTHNFLRALTADVVAPLPALKELRLDGNDISLIAENALVNATQLHSLSLESNPLVCDCTMKPFLHWLAGARPASQGILGAICATPPYLEGADLLQLAPETLTCGEGNNKQQTDNDTFQTIEVMLKLKNNASYVRDVGSEIRLREINFTDESEVFLSWLLGTDDYSCRFVYVFHTDDPETILFNSEVSCVVKPEAPITTMEYIYSAKLLGAYDLQSNVIYKFCLIMKEDISKDEYLGACKVAALPRPQINTAKRKSIKKELQISTRQTNESDISDFDRISSDFRHDDRNRDELLKGNSDDEDDDVQDAEESDRVDHAVPDTLDYNDNSDADNDGDDDEDSDESVGVLSNHIRDDPDFRQLQLAAEAEAARLPSVHGGRVLLEGLGTIIIITSLVAFIWGLVRFKGEHRHLPSMASCYAVDERRRSSHQDVESRSRYFKLQATTSL